A single window of Triplophysa rosa linkage group LG2, Trosa_1v2, whole genome shotgun sequence DNA harbors:
- the man1b1b gene encoding mannosidase, alpha, class 1B, member 1b isoform X1, giving the protein MLPPSERDFVSVTLGESGSYTNGKQWRRQSCWRKWKQLSRLQRSLILFTLMLLLVCGIVTSPTLMAHWRDGTLGDNTDDGKQPFVLDLKNEYKFILPEPPSGKKGFRRRGPPVLQSRSQSKTNASEGGKPVVSWREAVIDQGQVSDTDIKEAEIQEITLAESRLEAVREAFRHAWKGYKDFAWGHDELKPISKSYGEWFGLGLTLIDALDTMWILGLKDEFAEAREWVATELSFDKNVDVNLFESTIRILGGLLSTYHLTGDSVFLEKAKDIGSRLMPAFNTASKIPYSDVNIGKGTAHSPQWTSDSTVAEVTSVQLEFRELSRLTGDPKYKLAVMDVMNQVHKLDGKNDGLVPMFINTNSGQFTHQGIYTLGARADSYYEYLLKQWIQGGKKENDLLEDYLQAMEGVKKNLLRKSNPLGLTFVGELSHGHLSPKMDHLVCFLPGTLALGAHHGLPADHMELAKELIETCYQMYVQMETGLSPEIAHFNMHEGSKQDVEVKIADRHNLLRPETVESLFYLYRFTKDKKYQLWGWEILQNFNKYTRVSTGGYTSINNVRDPAYPNPRDKMESFFLGETLKYFYLLFSEDPDLISLDKYVFNTEAHPLPVWPEAE; this is encoded by the exons ATGCTTCCGCCGTCGGAAAGGGATTTTGTGTCGGTGACTCTCGGTGAAAGCGGCAGCTACACGAACGGCAAGCAGTGGCGGAGGCAGTCCTGCTGGAGG AAATGGAAACAGCTGTCCAGATTGCAGCGCAGCCTGATCCTGTTTACACTGATGTTGCTGCTTGTCTGTGGAATAGTTACATCTCCCACTCTCATGGCACACTGGAGAG ATGGTACATTAGGGGATAACACGGATGATGGAAAACAGCCGTTTGTTTTAGACCTTAAAAATGAGTACAAGTTCATTCTTCCTGAGCCGCCCTCTGGG AAAAAGGGCTTCCGAAGACGAGGACCCCCTGTTTTGCAGAGCCGttcacaaagcaaaacaaatgcaTCTGAAGGAGGAAAACCAGTTGTCAG TTGGCGTGAAGCTGTGATAGACCAAGGCCAAGTCTCTGACACTGACATCAAGGAGGCAGAAATCCAAGAAATTACCCTAG CAGAGAGCAGGCTTGAGGCTGTAAGAGAAGCATTTAGACACGCCTGGAAGGGCTACAAGGACTTCGCCTGGGGTCATGATGAGCTCAAACCCATCTCTAAATCATATGGAGAGTGGTTTGGACTTGGGCTAACCCTGATTGATGCTCTGGACACAATGTGGATCTTGGGTCTAAAAGACG AGTTTGCAGAGGCCAGGGAGTGGGTGGCCACAGAACTGTCCTTCGATAAGAACGTAGATGTTAATCTGTTCGAGAGCACCATTCGTATCCTGGGTGGCCTGCTGAGCACTTATCATCTGACTGGAGACTCTGTATTCCTGGAGAAAGCT AAAGATATTGGCTCCAGACTGATGCCCGCCTTCAACACGGCATCCAAAATCCCTTACTCTGATGTGAATATCGGAAAGGGGACGGCTCACTCTCCGCAGTGGACTTCAGACAGCACCGTAGCTGAGGTCACCAGCGTTCAGCTGGAGTTCAGAGAACTCAGTCGACTCACTGGAGACCCCAAATACAAG CTGGCAGTGATGGACGTTATGAATCAGGTCCATAAACTAGACGGGAAGAATGATGGATTAGTGCCCATGTTCATCAATACAAACAGCGGCCAGTTTACCCACCAGGGCATCTACACACTGGGCGCCAGGGCTGACAGCTACTACGAGTACCTGCTGAAGCAGTGGATTCAGGGAGGCAAGAAGGAGAATGA CTTGCTGGAAGACTATCTGCAGGCTATGGAAGGGGTGAAGAAGAACCTGCTGAGGAAGTCTAATCCTCTAGGCCTCACGTTTGTAGGAGAGTTGTCCCACGGACACTTAAGTCCTAAGATG GACCACTTAGTATGTTTCCTGCCTGGCACGCTGGCACTGGGGGCACATCACGGCCTTCCTGCTGACCACATGGAGCTGGCAAAAGAGCTGATCGAGACCTGCTACCAGATGTACGTTCAGATGGAAACGGGTCTTAGCCCAGAGATAGCTCATTTTAACATGCATGAGGGTAGCAAGCAGGATGTAGAAGTGAAG ATTGCAGACAGGCACAACCTTCTACGGCCAGAGACTGTGGAGAGCCTCTTCTATTTATACAGATTCACCAAGGATAAGAAGTACCAGCTGTGGGGCTGGGAGATCTTACAAAACTTCAATAAGTACACAAGG GTTTCCACCGGAGGTTACACGTCCATAAACAACGTTCGTGACCCAGCCTATCCCAACCCTCGAGACAAAATGGAGAGCTTCTTTCTGGGTGAGACGCTCAAATACTTTTACCTGCTGTTCTCAGAGGACCCCGACCTTATCAGCCTAGACAAATACGTGTTCAACACTGAGGCTCATCCTCTGCCCGTATGGCCAGAAGCAGAGTGA
- the dpp7 gene encoding dipeptidyl peptidase 2 — MAVKWFCLGLILLFLCRKTETRLSVREKQNNEVSSSHRDLTPEFKEKYFKQILDHFNFISLGNGTFDQRYLITDQYWKKGYGPIFFYTGNEGDIWDFALNSGFITELAEVQRALVIFAEHRYYGKSLPFGKDSFNIPQVGQLTVEQALADYAVMITQLKEELGAQSCPVIVFGGSYGGMLSVYMRIRYPNIVTGALAASAPILSTAGLGESKQFFQDVTADFEKVSPACRDAVKGAFQKLNTLAQQKDYRRIQSAFSLCKTPSTSKDIKQLNGLLRNAFTMMAMLDYPYRTQFMSSLPAYPVKVACETMLNGTDLMSALRDTVGILYNSTGKLACFDLYTLYVECADPTGCGLGFNSYAWDYQACTEIEMCYESNNVTDMFPPMTFTEQQREQYCSKRWGVVSRPGWLKTQYWGNDLSTASNIIFSNGDLDPWANGGIRKSLSSSLIAINIPEGAHHLDLRGSNPADPESVIAARKMESEIIAQWVKTARKQSS, encoded by the exons ATGGCTGTAAAGTGGTTTTGTCTTGGACTCATTTTGTTGTTCCTTTGTCGAAAAACGGAGACACGTTTATCTGTG AGGGAAAAGCAAAATAATGAAGTCAGCTCATCTCACAGAGACCTCACACCTGAATTTAAAGAAAAGTATTTCAAACAAATTTTAGATCACTTTAATTTCATCAGCTTGGGGAATGGCACGTTTGATCAGCGCTATCTTATCACGG ACCAGTACTGGAAAAAAGGCTATGGCCCTATTTTCTTCTACACTGGCAATGAAGGAGACATATGGGACTTTGCTCTGAATTCTGGGTTCATAACAGAGCTGGCAGAAGTGCAGAGAGCTCTGGTCATATTTGCTGAACAC AGGTACTATGGAAAATCTCTTCCATTCGGAAAGGACTCGTTCAATATTCCTCAAGTGGGGCAGTTGACAGTGGAACAGGCTTTGGCTGACTATGCAGTCATGATCACACAGCTGAAAGAGGAACTGGGAGCTCAGTCATGTCCCGTCATTGTTTTTGGTGGAAG CTATGGAGGAATGTTGAGTGTTTACATGAGGATCAGGTACCCAAATATTGTGACTGGAGCGTTAGCCGCTAGCGCTCCTATCCTGTCAACAGCAGGACTCGGAGAATCTAAACAGTTCTTCCAGGACGTAACCGCT gACTTTGAGAAGGTCAGCCCTGCCTGTAGAGATGCAGTGAAAGGAGCTTTCCAGAAGCTAAACACTTTAGCACAACAGAAAG ATTATAGACGTATCCAGTCTGCTTTCTCCCTGTGTAAAACTCCCTCTACCTCAAAGGACATTAAGCAGCTGAACGGACTCTTACGTAACGCCTTCACCATGATGGCCATGTTGGACTATCCTTACAGGACTCAATTCATGAGCAGCTTGCCAGCTTATCCTGTGAAG GTGGCGTGTGAGACCATGCTGAATGGCACAGATCTTATGTCAGCACTCAGAGATACTGTTG GCATTCTGTATAATTCCACCGGGAAACTCGCATGCTTTGACCTCTACACTCTTTATGTGGAGTGTGCCGATCCCACCGGCTGTGGCCTCGGATTCAACAGCTACGCATGGGATTACCAG GCCTGCACTGAGATTGAGATGTGCTATGAGAGTAACAACGTGACAGACATGTTCCCCCCTATGACGTTCACTGAGCAGCAGAGAGAACAGTACTGCTCTAAGAGATGGGGGGTTGTGTCACGTCCAGGCTGGCTGAAGACCCAGTACTGGGGGAACG ATCTCTCCACTGCAAGCAATATCATATTTTCTAACGGCGACCTTGATCCTTGGGCTAATGGAGGG ATCAGAAAGTCACTTAGTTCGTCATTGATTGCGATCAACATACCAGAGGGAGCTCATCATCTAGATTTAAG gGGATCCAATCCAGCAGATCCTGAATCAGTGATCGCTGCTCGCAAAATGGAATCTGAAATTATTGCACAATGGGTGAAGACCGCAAGAAAACAGTCGTCATga
- the man1b1b gene encoding mannosidase, alpha, class 1B, member 1b isoform X2 has protein sequence MLPPSERDFVSVTLGESGSYTNGKQWRRQSCWRKWKQLSRLQRSLILFTLMLLLVCGIVTSPTLMAHWRDGTLGDNTDDGKQPFVLDLKNEYKFILPEPPSGKKGFRRRGPPVLQSRSQSKTNASEGGKPVVSWREAVIDQGQVSDTDIKEAEIQEITLESRLEAVREAFRHAWKGYKDFAWGHDELKPISKSYGEWFGLGLTLIDALDTMWILGLKDEFAEAREWVATELSFDKNVDVNLFESTIRILGGLLSTYHLTGDSVFLEKAKDIGSRLMPAFNTASKIPYSDVNIGKGTAHSPQWTSDSTVAEVTSVQLEFRELSRLTGDPKYKLAVMDVMNQVHKLDGKNDGLVPMFINTNSGQFTHQGIYTLGARADSYYEYLLKQWIQGGKKENDLLEDYLQAMEGVKKNLLRKSNPLGLTFVGELSHGHLSPKMDHLVCFLPGTLALGAHHGLPADHMELAKELIETCYQMYVQMETGLSPEIAHFNMHEGSKQDVEVKIADRHNLLRPETVESLFYLYRFTKDKKYQLWGWEILQNFNKYTRVSTGGYTSINNVRDPAYPNPRDKMESFFLGETLKYFYLLFSEDPDLISLDKYVFNTEAHPLPVWPEAE, from the exons ATGCTTCCGCCGTCGGAAAGGGATTTTGTGTCGGTGACTCTCGGTGAAAGCGGCAGCTACACGAACGGCAAGCAGTGGCGGAGGCAGTCCTGCTGGAGG AAATGGAAACAGCTGTCCAGATTGCAGCGCAGCCTGATCCTGTTTACACTGATGTTGCTGCTTGTCTGTGGAATAGTTACATCTCCCACTCTCATGGCACACTGGAGAG ATGGTACATTAGGGGATAACACGGATGATGGAAAACAGCCGTTTGTTTTAGACCTTAAAAATGAGTACAAGTTCATTCTTCCTGAGCCGCCCTCTGGG AAAAAGGGCTTCCGAAGACGAGGACCCCCTGTTTTGCAGAGCCGttcacaaagcaaaacaaatgcaTCTGAAGGAGGAAAACCAGTTGTCAG TTGGCGTGAAGCTGTGATAGACCAAGGCCAAGTCTCTGACACTGACATCAAGGAGGCAGAAATCCAAGAAATTACCCTAG AGAGCAGGCTTGAGGCTGTAAGAGAAGCATTTAGACACGCCTGGAAGGGCTACAAGGACTTCGCCTGGGGTCATGATGAGCTCAAACCCATCTCTAAATCATATGGAGAGTGGTTTGGACTTGGGCTAACCCTGATTGATGCTCTGGACACAATGTGGATCTTGGGTCTAAAAGACG AGTTTGCAGAGGCCAGGGAGTGGGTGGCCACAGAACTGTCCTTCGATAAGAACGTAGATGTTAATCTGTTCGAGAGCACCATTCGTATCCTGGGTGGCCTGCTGAGCACTTATCATCTGACTGGAGACTCTGTATTCCTGGAGAAAGCT AAAGATATTGGCTCCAGACTGATGCCCGCCTTCAACACGGCATCCAAAATCCCTTACTCTGATGTGAATATCGGAAAGGGGACGGCTCACTCTCCGCAGTGGACTTCAGACAGCACCGTAGCTGAGGTCACCAGCGTTCAGCTGGAGTTCAGAGAACTCAGTCGACTCACTGGAGACCCCAAATACAAG CTGGCAGTGATGGACGTTATGAATCAGGTCCATAAACTAGACGGGAAGAATGATGGATTAGTGCCCATGTTCATCAATACAAACAGCGGCCAGTTTACCCACCAGGGCATCTACACACTGGGCGCCAGGGCTGACAGCTACTACGAGTACCTGCTGAAGCAGTGGATTCAGGGAGGCAAGAAGGAGAATGA CTTGCTGGAAGACTATCTGCAGGCTATGGAAGGGGTGAAGAAGAACCTGCTGAGGAAGTCTAATCCTCTAGGCCTCACGTTTGTAGGAGAGTTGTCCCACGGACACTTAAGTCCTAAGATG GACCACTTAGTATGTTTCCTGCCTGGCACGCTGGCACTGGGGGCACATCACGGCCTTCCTGCTGACCACATGGAGCTGGCAAAAGAGCTGATCGAGACCTGCTACCAGATGTACGTTCAGATGGAAACGGGTCTTAGCCCAGAGATAGCTCATTTTAACATGCATGAGGGTAGCAAGCAGGATGTAGAAGTGAAG ATTGCAGACAGGCACAACCTTCTACGGCCAGAGACTGTGGAGAGCCTCTTCTATTTATACAGATTCACCAAGGATAAGAAGTACCAGCTGTGGGGCTGGGAGATCTTACAAAACTTCAATAAGTACACAAGG GTTTCCACCGGAGGTTACACGTCCATAAACAACGTTCGTGACCCAGCCTATCCCAACCCTCGAGACAAAATGGAGAGCTTCTTTCTGGGTGAGACGCTCAAATACTTTTACCTGCTGTTCTCAGAGGACCCCGACCTTATCAGCCTAGACAAATACGTGTTCAACACTGAGGCTCATCCTCTGCCCGTATGGCCAGAAGCAGAGTGA